A genomic region of Nostoc sp. UHCC 0702 contains the following coding sequences:
- a CDS encoding carboxylating nicotinate-nucleotide diphosphorylase, translated as MSKSVVLPQWLVLDSLLHSWLLEDLGRGDRTTNSLLVQDVTPGAAKWIAKAPGIIAGLPVAARVFQLLNEKVRFVAFAAEGTRCQPGQVVAEIDGSLDALLMGERVALNLAMRLSGIATLTKKYVEQIADLSAQLVDTRKTTPGLRILEKYATAVGGAINHRMGLDDAVMIKDNHIAAAGGIGQAIIQIRSQIPYPLTIEVETETLEQVKEALHHQADIIMLDNMPLHIMHEAVLLIRQQDTRVKIEASGNVTLETIHAVAETGVDYISSSAPITQSKWLDLSMKILQ; from the coding sequence GTGAGTAAGTCTGTTGTTTTGCCCCAGTGGTTGGTTTTAGATTCTCTTTTGCATAGTTGGTTACTGGAAGATCTTGGCCGCGGCGATCGCACTACAAATAGTCTGTTAGTCCAAGATGTCACGCCAGGAGCAGCCAAATGGATCGCTAAAGCACCAGGGATAATTGCTGGATTACCAGTCGCAGCTAGAGTGTTTCAACTTTTGAATGAAAAAGTTAGGTTTGTGGCTTTTGCGGCGGAAGGTACAAGGTGTCAGCCAGGACAGGTAGTGGCAGAAATTGATGGATCGCTGGATGCACTACTAATGGGGGAACGGGTTGCACTCAACTTGGCTATGCGTTTAAGTGGGATTGCCACGCTAACTAAAAAATATGTAGAGCAAATTGCTGATTTATCTGCTCAGTTGGTGGATACGCGCAAAACTACACCGGGGCTAAGAATTTTAGAAAAGTACGCAACTGCTGTGGGAGGGGCGATTAATCACCGTATGGGGTTAGATGATGCGGTGATGATTAAAGACAACCATATTGCAGCGGCTGGAGGAATTGGACAAGCAATTATCCAGATTCGTTCCCAAATTCCTTATCCTCTAACAATTGAAGTAGAAACGGAAACTCTAGAACAGGTGAAAGAAGCTTTGCACCATCAAGCCGATATTATTATGTTGGACAATATGCCTTTGCATATCATGCATGAGGCGGTGCTGTTGATTCGTCAACAAGATACTCGTGTGAAAATTGAGGCTTCTGGGAATGTAACTTTGGAGACTATTCATGCTGTGGCAGAGACGGGTGTAGACTATATTTCAAGTAGTGCGCCGATTACTCAGTCAAAGTGGTTGGATTTGAGTATGAAGATACTACAATAA
- a CDS encoding transposase has protein sequence MLVFEAKLEGTKEQYQSLDDAIRTARFVRNACLRYWMDNRDIGRYDLSAYCAVLAADENFPWVDKLNSMARQASAERAWSAIARFFDNCKKSKPGKKGYPRFKKEHTYGSVEYKTRGWKLSSDRRCITFSDGFNAGTFKLWGTRDLHFYQLKQFKRVRVVRRADGYYAQFCIDQERVEKREPTGKTIGLDVGLNHLLTDSEGNQVENPRHLRKSEKSLKRLQRRLSKTKKGSKNRVKFRNQLARKHLKVSRQRKDFAVKTARCVVQSNDLVAYEDLKVRNMVSQRVGRVPRLEATGEPVRVRNRHLAKSISDAAFAQFRQWVEYFGKVFGVVTVAVPPHGTSQNCSNCGEVVKKSLSTRTHSCLHCGTVLDRDHNAARNILEIGLRTVGHTGTLIVSGDIDLCTGGETPLGKPSRGKRKPKKATS, from the coding sequence ATGCTGGTATTTGAGGCAAAGCTTGAGGGGACAAAAGAGCAGTATCAATCGCTGGATGATGCGATTAGAACTGCTCGTTTTGTTCGCAATGCTTGTCTGAGATACTGGATGGATAACCGAGATATTGGCAGATACGATTTGAGTGCTTATTGCGCCGTACTTGCTGCCGATGAAAACTTCCCTTGGGTGGACAAACTTAACTCTATGGCGCGACAAGCTTCTGCTGAAAGAGCATGGAGTGCAATTGCAAGATTCTTTGATAATTGTAAAAAGTCTAAGCCAGGAAAGAAGGGTTATCCACGATTTAAAAAAGAACACACTTATGGGAGCGTTGAGTATAAAACTAGGGGCTGGAAGCTCTCCAGCGACCGTCGTTGTATCACTTTTAGCGATGGTTTTAATGCGGGAACCTTCAAGCTTTGGGGAACCCGCGACTTGCATTTCTACCAGTTGAAGCAGTTCAAAAGAGTGCGGGTTGTGCGTCGTGCAGACGGGTATTATGCCCAGTTTTGTATCGACCAAGAACGGGTAGAGAAGCGAGAGCCGACGGGTAAAACTATTGGTTTGGATGTTGGACTTAACCACTTGTTGACTGATAGCGAAGGTAATCAAGTTGAGAACCCGCGTCATCTCCGTAAAAGTGAAAAGTCTTTGAAACGGTTGCAACGCCGTTTGTCTAAGACTAAAAAAGGTTCTAAAAATAGAGTCAAGTTCAGAAATCAACTCGCTCGTAAACACCTCAAAGTAAGTCGCCAGCGTAAAGACTTTGCTGTTAAGACAGCAAGGTGCGTAGTCCAGTCTAACGACTTGGTAGCCTACGAGGATTTGAAGGTGCGGAACATGGTGAGCCAGCGCGTTGGGCGGGTTCCCCGACTTGAAGCGACTGGCGAACCCGTAAGGGTGAGGAACAGACACCTTGCCAAATCGATTAGTGATGCAGCGTTTGCCCAATTTAGGCAATGGGTTGAATATTTTGGCAAAGTTTTCGGGGTGGTGACTGTTGCTGTACCGCCTCATGGAACTAGTCAAAATTGCTCTAATTGTGGTGAGGTTGTGAAAAAATCTCTTAGCACTAGAACTCATTCATGCCTCCATTGCGGAACGGTGTTAGACCGTGATCATAACGCTGCGCGAAACATACTTGAGATCGGACTCCGTACCGTGGGGCACACGGGAACGTTAATCGTCTCTGGAGACATCGACCTCTGCACAGGTGGGGAAACTCCTCTGGGTAAGCCGAGTCGTGGAAAGAGAAAACCTAAGAAGGCAACTTCTTAG